Proteins from one Camelina sativa cultivar DH55 chromosome 8, Cs, whole genome shotgun sequence genomic window:
- the LOC104708185 gene encoding non-specific lipid-transfer protein-like protein At5g64080, whose translation MAFFSATISLLLLVLSVSSTSVHGSLVPPLECSALMMNMAGCLAFVTIGSTVDVPTSSCCNGLKTILDTNAACLCEGLKTSGSMGIKMNVTKAYTLPAACKLNAPSVSSCQLPIPPTPSPNAKAPVPAAGPRLGSGPSSAPAPSPSQGNPGSSLIPIYGLTFVISGALVILFSLI comes from the exons ATGGCTTTCTTCTCCGCCACgatctctcttctcctcctcgtTCTCTCTGTTTCCTCAACTTCTGTTCACGGAAGCCTTGTTCCCCCCTTGGAGTGCTCCGCCCTGATGATGAACATGGCGGGATGTTTAGCTTTTGTGACGATCGGGAGTACGGTGGATGTACCCACAAGTTCGTGTTGCAATGGTCTCAAGACAATTCTCGATACGAACGCGGCATGTTTATGTGAAGGGTTGAAGACCAGTGGCTCCATGGGAATCAAAATGAACGTTACCAAAGCCTATACTCTTCCCGCTGCTTGTAAACTTAATGCTCCCTCGGTCTCATCTTGTCAAT TGCCTATTCCTCCTACCCCTTCTCCTAATGCGAAAG CTCCAGTTCCCGCTGCTGGACCACGATTAGGATCAGGTCCATCATCTGCTCCAGCTCCAAGCCCTTCTCAAGGGAACCCTGGCTCTTCGTTGATCCCAATCTATGGCTTGACATTTGTAATCAGTGGCGCACTGGTTATATTGTTCTCTCTTATCTAA
- the LOC104708186 gene encoding phosphatidylinositol 4-kinase beta 2, with amino-acid sequence MQMAQFLSLVRGESAESPREISSPSNLFGGDSGSNGWLIRFFDSSFFCEWIAVSYLYKHQHSGVRDYLCNRMYTLPLSGIESYLFQICYLMVHKPSPSLDKFVIDICAKSLKIALKVHWFLLAELEDSDDNEGIGRIHEKCQTAATLMGEWSTLMRPQNEPSTPGSKNPVLNKFLSSKQKLFSLTLSPPTQKSLLFSPSSGSNLQDGGSQLSEDDNKIFKKLIPSPKVRDALLFRKSADKDDVESEKEGFFKRILRDSRGEDDEQVSNSEGFFKRLLKENKSEEEEIPNNSEGFFKRILSSKCDDAELTSSADGFFKRLLRDNKGDEEESGANSESFFKKLLRESKNEEEEPNANSEGFFKKLYRESKNEDDKVSHSVDGEEKDGFLKRLFKEKFDEKRIGNDRNETDEIVHADERSGEDNESEGFFKRFFKEKFEDKQDTGKADDANENEDDESSEFSLFKKLFHRHPEDAKTTSANENSSNVGIVESSPGTKNFFRKLFRDRDRSVEDSELFGSKKYNEKCPCSPKQRNDTPSQKPPLPINTAAQFRKGAYHKSLEFVHALCETSYDLVDIFPTEDRKTTLRESLAEINSYLAEAETTGGICFPMGRGVYRVINIPEDEFVLLNSREKVPYMICMEVLKAETPSGAKDTSKSLKLSKGGIPVANGDAFLQKPPPWAYPLSTAQEVYRNSEDRMSLSTVQAIDEAMTHKSEVKFVSASLSVEKHRTSFKESVSSGVTGVLRTGLDSDLEWVRVVLTADPGLRMESIADPGTPRRKEHRRVPSIVAYEEVRAAAAKGEAPPGLPLKGAGQDSLDARSMANGEMLKAGDALSGEFWEGKRLRIRKDSLFGNLPGWDLRSIIVKSGDDCRQEHLAVQLISHFFDIFQEAGLPLWLRPYEVLVTSSYTALIETIPDTASIHSIKSRYPNITSLRDFFDAKFKENSPSFKLAQRNFVESMAGYSLVCYLLQIKDRHNGNLLMDEEGHIIHIDFGFMLSNSPGGVNFESAPFKLTRELLEVMDSDAEGVPSEFFDYFKVLCIQGFLTCRKHAERIILLVEMLQDSGFPCFKGGPRTIQNLRKRFHLSLTEEQCVSLVLSLISSSLDAWRTRQYDYYQRVLNGIL; translated from the exons ATGCAGATGGCGCAGTTTCTTTCACTGGTTCGAGGTGAATCAGCTGAGTCTCCCCGTGAGATTTCCTCACCCAGTAACCTCTTTGGTGGTGACTCTGGTTCAAACGGGTGGCTTATCCGATTTTTtgactcttccttcttctgtGAGTGGATTGCAGTCAGTTATTTGTACAAGCACCAGCATTCTGGTGTCAGGGATTACTTATGCAATAGGATGTATACGCTTCCTTTATCTGGTATTGAGAGCTATCTCTTCCAGATTTGTTACTTGATGGTCCACAAACCAAGTCCCTCTCTTGATAAGTTTGTTATAGATATCTGTGCAAAGTCACTTAAGATTGCTCTGAAAGTGCATTGGTTTTTGCTAGCTGAGCTTGAGGATTCTGATGATAATGAAGGCATTGGTAGGATTCATGAGAAGTGCCAAACTGCAGCTACTCTGATGGGTGAGTGGTCAACTCTTATGCGGCCACAGAACGAGCCTTCTACTCCTGGGAGCAAGAATCCGGTTCTTAATAAGTTTTTGTCTTCGAAACAGAAGCTCTTCTCATTGACTTTATCTCCTCCCACACAGAAGTCTTTGTTATTCTCACCTTCCTCAGGGAGCAACTTGCAGGATGGTGGTAGTCAGTTGTCTGAGGACGACaataagatttttaagaaaCTAATCCCAAGTCCTAAAGTTAGAGATGCTTTATTGTTTCGGAAGTCAGCTGACAAAGATGACGTGGAAAGTGAAAAGGAAGGATTCTTCAAGAGAATCTTGAGGGACAGCAGAGGTGAGGACGATGAACAAGTGTCGAACTCAGAGGGGTTCTTTAAGCGActtttaaaggaaaataaatcagAAGAGGAGGAGATACCAAACAATTCTGAGGGGTTCTTCAAGAGGATTTTGAGTAGTAAATGTGATGATGCGGAATTGACATCGAGTGCAGATGGATTCTTTAAGAGATTGTTACGAGATAATAAAGGAGATGAAGAGGAATCGGGTGCAAACTCGGAAAGTTTCTTCAAGAAGTTATTGCGGGAGAGTaaaaatgaagaggaggagCCAAATGCAAACTCAGAAGGGTTCTTCAAGAAACTATATCGTGAGAGCAAGAATGAGGATGATAAAGTTTCTCACTCAGTGGATGGTGAGGAAAAAGATGGGTTTCTTAAAAGACTTTTCAAAGAAAAGTTTGATGAGAAAAGAATTGGCAATGACAGGAATGAGACAGATGAAATTGTGCATGCTGACGAAAGATCTGGTGAAGATAATGAAAGCGAGGGATTTTTCAAAAGATTCTTTAAGGAGAAGTTTGAAGACAAGCAAGACACTGGCAAAGCCGATGATGCGAATGAAAACGAGGATGATGAATCTTCAGAATTCTCACTATTCAAAAAACTGTTCCATAGACATCCAGAAGACGCAAAAACTACTTCAGCAAATGAAAATAGCAGCAATGTCGGTATAGTTGAAAGCAGTCCTGGGACAAAAAACTTTTTCCGCAAATTGTTCAGAGATCGTGACCGGTCTGTTGAAGATTCTGAACTTTTCGGTTCAAAGAAATATAACGAG AAGTGTCCATGTTCACCTAAACAGCGGAATGATACTCCATCTCAAAAGCCCCCACTGCCAATTAATACCGCAGCACAGTTCAGGAAAGGGGCTTACCACAAGTCTTTGGAGTTTGTACATGCATTATGTGAAACGTCGTATGATTTAGTAGATATTTTTCCCACTGAAGATCGGAAAACTACTCTTCGTGAG tcCCTTGCAGAGATCAATTCCTATTTAGCCGAGGCTGAAACTACTGGAG GAATTTGTTTTCCAATGGGGAGAGGAGTTTATCGTGTCATTAATATTCCTGAAGACGAGTTTGTTCTTTTGAATTCTAGGGAAAAGGTGCCTTATATGATATGCATGGAAGTTTTGAAAGCGGAAACACCCAG TGGTGCTAAAGACACATCTAAGTCCCTTAAGCTTTCTAAAGGAGGCATTCCAGTGGCAAATGGGGATGCATTCTTGCAAAAGCCACCTCCATGGGCGTATCCACTATCGACTGCTCAGGAGGTTTACCGTAACAGTGAAGACCGAATGTCACTATCAACTGTTCAAGCAATTGATGAAGCAATGACTCATAAGTCTGAGGTAAAATTTGTGAGTGCAAGTCTCTCGGTGGAGAAGCATAGAACTTCATTTAAAGAATCAGTAAGTAGTGGTGTGACTGGTGTCCTGAGGACTGGTCTGGATAGTGATCTTGAGTGGGTTAGGGTGGTGCTGACGGCTGATCCAGGTCTTAGAATGGAAAGCATTGCTGATCCAGGAACCCCACGTCGAAAGGAACATCGTCGTGTTCCAAGTATTGTTGCCTACGAGGAAGTAAGG GCTGCTGCAGCGAAGGGGGAGGCACCTCCTGGTCTTCCTCTCAAAGGGGCTGGTCAGGATTCATTAGATGCACGGTCTATG GCCAATGGTGAAATGCTGAAAGCAGGTGATGCCTTATCTGGTGAATTTTGGGAAGGGAAGCGACTAAGAATTCGTAAAGATTCATTATTTGGAAACCTACCGGGTTGGGACTTGCGTTCT ATCATTGTGAAGAGTGGTGATGACTGTCGGCAGGAACATCTTGCGGTGCAACTCATATCTCATTTTTTTG ATATATTCCAGGAAGCAGGTCTTCCCCTCTGGTTACGTCCTTATGAAGTCTTGGTTACATCTTCATACACTGCCCTTATAGAAACAATTCCAGATACG GCTTCTATTCATTCTATTAAAAGTAGATACCCTAACATCACAAGCCTGCGTGATTTTTTTGATGCCAAGTTTAAAGAGAACTCTCCAAGTTTTAAGCTTGCTCAG AGGAATTTTGTTGAGAGCATGGCTGGATATTCGTTGGTCTGTTACCTTCTGCAG ATAAAAGACCGCCATAATGGAAACCTTCTGATGGATGAAGAAGGTCACATTATACACATTGATTTTGGCTTTATGCTTTCAAATTCTCCTGGTGGCGTTAACTTCGAGAGTGCCCCATTTAAGCTCACCAGGGAACTTCTTGAG GTCATGGATTCTGATGCGGAAGGAGTTCCGAGCGAGTTCTTTGACTATTTCAAG GTGCTATGCATCCAAGGATTCCTAACATGTAGAAAGCATGCCGAACGGATTATTCTTCTCGTCGAAATGTTACAG GATTCGGGGTTTCCTTGCTTCAAAGGTGGTCCACGCACCATTCAGAATCTAAGAAAAAGGTTCCATCTAAGTTTAACCGAAGAG CAATGCGTCTCTCTGGTGCTCTCTCTAATCAGCAGCAGCTTAGATGCTTGGCGAACCCGACAATACGATTACTACCAAAGGGTGTTGAATGGAATATTGTGA